One genomic region from Sphingobacterium sp. UGAL515B_05 encodes:
- a CDS encoding MFS transporter, producing the protein MNELLEQTVELRKGRKALPPIFWISTTWFAMGLPFVALSGASSIMYKNLGVSDAQIAFWTSLIMLPWTIKPLWGPFLELYKTKKFFVYTTQILTGLLFGLLGLTLQLDHFFSFSIALLTLIAFSGSTHDTAADGVYLNELNAKQQAKYVGWQGAFYNVAKVFSGGVLVYLAGQLEQEIGIKSAWMVVMFAYGFIMLGIGLYSIRALPAHDEAPKSTSLKEGMDTLKDVIITFFQKKNIWFSLLFIVFYRFAEGQAIKITPLFFKAQRTEGGLGLSTSEIGLLYGVFGAIAFVLGSIVAGHFVSKKGLDRRTLMILCAFFNVPFVAYAFLAITLPTNLYLIAAAVAIEYFGYGFGFIGIILFIMQNIAPGKYKMAHYAFGSGLVNLGFMIPSMISGWLSDHLGYKEFFIWVLISTIPAFLVSWWVPLRKPEKEHTDENN; encoded by the coding sequence ATGAATGAATTATTAGAACAAACGGTGGAGCTTCGCAAAGGGCGTAAGGCACTTCCGCCTATTTTTTGGATCTCCACAACGTGGTTTGCCATGGGGCTACCTTTTGTTGCCCTTTCGGGTGCGAGCTCCATTATGTATAAAAATTTGGGGGTTTCGGACGCACAGATTGCTTTTTGGACCTCATTGATTATGCTGCCCTGGACAATAAAACCTTTATGGGGGCCTTTTTTGGAGCTGTATAAGACCAAGAAATTTTTTGTCTATACCACGCAGATACTCACGGGGCTACTCTTTGGTCTGCTTGGTCTTACGCTACAGTTGGATCATTTCTTTAGCTTCTCCATTGCCTTATTGACACTGATCGCATTCAGTGGCTCCACACATGATACCGCAGCCGACGGGGTATATTTGAATGAACTGAATGCAAAACAACAGGCAAAATATGTCGGCTGGCAAGGTGCCTTCTATAATGTGGCCAAAGTTTTTTCTGGCGGCGTACTCGTTTATTTGGCGGGGCAATTGGAGCAGGAAATCGGCATTAAATCCGCGTGGATGGTGGTGATGTTTGCTTATGGATTTATTATGTTGGGGATAGGATTGTACAGCATACGTGCTTTACCTGCTCACGATGAAGCTCCCAAATCCACTTCTTTAAAGGAGGGAATGGATACGCTTAAAGACGTTATCATAACTTTTTTTCAGAAAAAGAATATTTGGTTTAGTTTGCTTTTTATTGTCTTTTATCGTTTTGCTGAAGGGCAGGCCATTAAGATCACCCCCTTATTTTTTAAAGCGCAACGTACCGAAGGTGGCCTTGGCCTGAGTACTTCGGAAATTGGATTGCTTTATGGTGTATTTGGTGCCATAGCTTTTGTGTTGGGGTCGATTGTCGCAGGGCACTTTGTATCCAAAAAGGGCTTAGACCGGAGGACACTTATGATCCTTTGTGCCTTCTTTAATGTTCCATTTGTAGCTTATGCATTTCTTGCCATCACATTGCCGACGAACCTTTATCTCATAGCTGCTGCTGTCGCCATCGAGTACTTTGGATATGGTTTTGGCTTTATCGGAATTATTCTTTTTATCATGCAAAATATTGCCCCAGGCAAATATAAGATGGCACACTACGCTTTCGGAAGTGGACTTGTTAATCTGGGGTTTATGATTCCTTCGATGATCAGCGGCTGGCTGAGTGATCATTTGGGCTATAAAGAATTTTTTATCTGGGTGTTGATTTCTACTATTCCAGCCTTTTTGGTTTCCTGGTGGGTGCCATTGCGAAAACCCGAAAAAGAGCATACCGACGAAAATAATTAA
- a CDS encoding FAD-dependent oxidoreductase, with amino-acid sequence MNWFKSFFSILLISVTLSSQGQAVASYDVLIVGGGASGVSAALQAARLGSKVLMVEETSWLGGMLTAAGVSAIDGNHRMPSGIWGEFRAELYAYYGGPKAVETGWVSNTLFEPSVGNRLLKKMVGAEKNIAVWYKSTLLDLKKQPKGWTVAIEREGKKKTVNACILVDATELGDLLPRAGVAYSIGMDSRYDTKEEFAPEKANSIIQDLTYVAILKDYGADPKRLLKKPQGYDPKEFEHACDVKDPASHSNTPIINCDQMITYGKLPNGKYMINWPKDGNDIYLNIIEMSPKARAVELQKAKDHTLRFVYHLQSQLGFKNLGLADDEYDTADKLPFIAYHRESRRAKGLVQLTLPYVQSPYQQELPLYRTGGIVGDYTIDHHHLKNPDAPKIDFVKIRVPSYNVPLGSLIPEKIADFIVAEKSISVSNIVAGATRLQPVVLGIGQAAGVLAALSAKQGVTPKDLSLREVQQVLLDHHAYLMPFIDVDPKDSRFQAIQRVGATGILKGKGVPYKWANQTWFYPEHRISEVDLIDGMRSYYPAADKVAGSGADVTAEFFAALLLQVDPTLNKNKVWSVIAAKENQVLTRAQVAVVLDLILKPFERPVDFTGQFIATKK; translated from the coding sequence ATGAATTGGTTTAAATCTTTTTTTTCTATTTTATTGATTTCTGTCACACTCTCCTCGCAGGGGCAGGCTGTTGCTTCATACGATGTCTTGATTGTGGGAGGGGGAGCAAGTGGTGTTTCTGCGGCTTTGCAAGCTGCCCGTTTGGGAAGTAAGGTCCTTATGGTGGAAGAGACAAGCTGGTTGGGTGGTATGCTCACTGCCGCTGGGGTCTCCGCTATTGATGGTAACCATCGTATGCCTTCGGGAATATGGGGCGAATTTAGGGCAGAACTTTATGCTTATTATGGTGGTCCAAAGGCAGTGGAAACAGGCTGGGTAAGCAATACGCTATTTGAGCCTTCGGTCGGTAATCGCTTGTTAAAAAAGATGGTTGGAGCCGAAAAAAATATTGCCGTTTGGTATAAAAGTACCCTTTTAGACCTGAAAAAACAGCCTAAAGGCTGGACCGTTGCCATTGAACGGGAAGGGAAAAAGAAAACCGTAAACGCTTGTATTCTAGTCGATGCGACGGAATTGGGGGATCTCTTGCCGCGTGCGGGTGTTGCTTACAGCATCGGTATGGATAGCCGCTACGATACGAAAGAAGAATTTGCTCCCGAAAAGGCCAATTCAATAATTCAAGACCTTACTTATGTCGCTATCCTGAAAGACTATGGTGCCGATCCAAAGAGATTGCTAAAGAAACCTCAAGGTTATGATCCTAAAGAGTTTGAACATGCCTGTGATGTTAAAGATCCTGCTTCACACAGCAATACGCCTATCATCAATTGTGATCAAATGATTACCTATGGCAAATTGCCGAATGGAAAATACATGATAAACTGGCCTAAAGACGGAAATGATATCTACCTGAATATTATCGAGATGTCGCCAAAGGCGAGGGCGGTGGAATTGCAAAAGGCGAAAGATCATACCTTACGTTTTGTATATCATCTTCAAAGTCAGCTGGGTTTTAAAAACTTGGGGCTTGCCGATGATGAATATGATACGGCCGATAAACTTCCCTTTATTGCTTATCATCGCGAGTCTAGACGTGCTAAAGGCTTGGTGCAGCTTACATTGCCTTATGTGCAGAGTCCTTATCAGCAGGAGCTGCCTTTGTACCGCACAGGTGGGATAGTAGGCGATTATACCATCGATCATCATCACCTGAAGAACCCGGATGCACCCAAAATTGATTTTGTTAAGATTCGGGTACCATCCTACAATGTACCCCTTGGAAGTTTGATTCCTGAGAAAATAGCGGATTTTATTGTTGCTGAAAAAAGCATCAGTGTGAGCAATATTGTGGCTGGGGCCACCCGCCTTCAGCCAGTTGTATTGGGTATTGGTCAAGCTGCTGGAGTGCTGGCGGCGCTGTCTGCAAAACAAGGTGTTACGCCCAAAGATCTTTCATTAAGGGAGGTCCAGCAAGTACTTTTGGACCATCATGCCTATCTCATGCCCTTTATCGATGTTGATCCAAAAGATAGTCGTTTTCAGGCAATCCAACGTGTTGGAGCAACCGGGATTCTTAAAGGAAAAGGGGTGCCCTACAAATGGGCCAATCAGACTTGGTTCTATCCCGAACATCGCATAAGTGAAGTAGACCTGATCGACGGTATGCGTAGTTATTATCCAGCGGCCGATAAAGTCGCTGGCTCGGGTGCCGATGTCACAGCAGAATTTTTTGCGGCTCTATTGCTCCAGGTCGACCCCACTTTGAATAAAAATAAAGTCTGGTCCGTCATTGCGGCAAAAGAAAATCAAGTGTTAACAAGGGCTCAAGTGGCTGTTGTGCTGGATCTTATCCTAAAGCCGTTTGAACGGCCGGTGGATTTTACCGGCCAATTTATAGCAACAAAAAAATGA
- a CDS encoding alpha/beta hydrolase, with protein MRLIICLLCVVGTMLAKGQELYTLQSAHLSGVDSGYVYIPKMKPDNRALPVVYVLHSHGANYKSLSKFVDFQALSDQYGFVVVCPDGLRTSWFLDSPQKGGAQFGRFLTGELMPYIQGKYHTDRDNSFITGVSMGGHGALWLFFNYPSFFKSAGSSSGVVNLRHSAFKKTSLTQHLGQYSDQNPLFDRFSVIHNVHKIAGSEKTFIFDCGTEDYLYGANKSLRDSCDVLKIKATYIAQPGAHTSGYWAKTIPVHFAYFNRLIH; from the coding sequence ATGCGTTTAATCATATGCCTTTTATGTGTCGTTGGTACAATGTTGGCCAAAGGACAAGAGCTTTATACGTTACAGTCTGCTCATCTTTCTGGAGTAGATTCCGGCTACGTCTATATACCAAAGATGAAGCCGGACAACCGTGCCTTACCTGTTGTATATGTGCTGCACAGTCATGGGGCAAATTATAAAAGTCTTTCAAAATTTGTCGATTTTCAGGCATTGAGCGATCAATATGGCTTTGTGGTGGTATGCCCTGACGGTCTTCGGACGAGCTGGTTTTTAGACAGTCCACAAAAAGGCGGAGCACAATTTGGTCGGTTCCTGACAGGGGAATTAATGCCTTACATACAGGGCAAATATCATACGGATCGGGACAACTCATTTATTACGGGTGTGAGTATGGGGGGGCATGGTGCACTTTGGCTCTTTTTTAACTATCCATCATTTTTTAAAAGTGCTGGTAGCAGTTCGGGAGTTGTCAATCTGAGACATTCGGCTTTCAAGAAGACAAGTCTAACCCAACATTTAGGTCAATACAGCGATCAAAATCCATTATTCGATCGTTTTAGTGTCATCCATAATGTCCATAAGATCGCTGGGAGTGAAAAGACATTTATTTTTGATTGTGGTACTGAAGATTATCTATATGGGGCCAATAAGTCCCTTCGGGATAGTTGTGATGTACTCAAGATCAAAGCCACTTACATTGCGCAACCCGGCGCTCATACCTCTGGCTACTGGGCCAAAACCATTCCGGTTCATTTCGCTTATTTTAATCGTCTGATCCATTAA
- a CDS encoding DUF4982 domain-containing protein — MRDNKHIFGQFLWTGIDYLGESGRWPSRGFYSGLLDFAGFIKPRGYYRQSLWSDKPMAYLGTYPLKGGATTTDVWSALESEQGQRKNEAPSMDAWPIWNYQEGQQIRVVCYTNSPQARLELNGKVVGEEKNYDEKTGIIFWDIPYAAGKLEVVGLDTNKKEVVRHTIESSERPAAIQATVIGGKAIESGGIFQVALQVVDNKGLPVVLSEDEITCDIAGHARLLGMEAGNNGDMSDYTDNKQRVYHGKMIVYVQALGKSGDTINIRFTSPWLTMANETYSIK, encoded by the coding sequence GTGCGTGACAACAAGCATATATTTGGCCAGTTCCTGTGGACGGGTATTGACTACCTCGGAGAGTCGGGGCGTTGGCCTTCACGTGGATTTTATTCAGGACTGCTGGATTTCGCAGGTTTTATTAAACCGAGGGGCTATTACCGCCAATCGCTGTGGTCCGATAAGCCAATGGCTTATTTGGGAACCTATCCATTGAAGGGCGGAGCAACGACTACCGATGTCTGGTCTGCCTTGGAATCCGAACAAGGACAACGGAAAAACGAAGCGCCCTCCATGGATGCCTGGCCAATTTGGAACTATCAGGAGGGACAGCAAATCAGGGTGGTCTGTTACACCAATAGCCCTCAGGCGCGATTGGAGCTCAATGGTAAAGTTGTTGGCGAAGAGAAAAATTACGATGAGAAGACAGGTATCATCTTTTGGGATATTCCCTATGCAGCTGGTAAACTAGAGGTTGTTGGTCTGGACACGAATAAAAAAGAAGTTGTTCGGCACACGATTGAATCCAGTGAACGTCCAGCGGCGATTCAGGCGACGGTGATAGGCGGGAAAGCGATTGAGAGCGGTGGCATTTTTCAGGTTGCCTTGCAAGTGGTGGATAACAAGGGACTTCCTGTGGTCCTTTCGGAAGATGAAATCACCTGTGATATTGCTGGACATGCACGATTACTGGGTATGGAAGCGGGGAACAATGGAGATATGAGCGACTATACCGACAATAAACAGCGCGTTTATCATGGAAAAATGATCGTGTATGTTCAGGCTTTGGGCAAATCGGGCGATACAATTAATATACGATTTACCTCGCCTTGGTTGACAATGGCAAACGAAACCTATAGCATAAAATAA
- a CDS encoding DUF4434 domain-containing protein has translation MRITGTFIDEISHDIPHQNWGPEEWDRDFAYMKAIGIDTVIMIRSGYRKFITYPSAYLMDKYGCFKPSLDLVELYLQLADKYDMKFYFGLYDSGIYWETGDLSHEIDANQYVIEEVWAKYGHYKSFGGWYISTEISRKTKGAVHAFRTLGLQCKAVSGGLPTFISPWIDGKKAVLAASPELSKADAVSVLEHEREWGEIFEGIQGAVDAVAFQDGHIDYDELPDFFEVNKKLADKYGMACWTNAESFDRDMPIKFLPIKFDKLRLKLEAAAKAGYDKAITFEFAHFMSPQSAYLQAGHLYNRYREYALNHNW, from the coding sequence ATGAGAATTACAGGAACATTTATTGACGAGATTTCCCACGATATTCCGCACCAGAATTGGGGTCCGGAAGAGTGGGATCGGGATTTTGCATATATGAAGGCAATTGGTATAGACACTGTTATTATGATTCGCAGTGGCTATCGTAAATTTATAACCTATCCATCGGCTTATCTGATGGACAAATATGGCTGTTTTAAACCATCGTTGGATCTTGTAGAGCTTTATCTGCAGCTTGCAGACAAGTACGACATGAAATTCTATTTTGGACTTTATGACAGCGGTATTTATTGGGAGACAGGAGATCTGAGTCACGAAATCGATGCCAATCAATATGTAATTGAAGAGGTTTGGGCTAAATATGGGCATTATAAAAGCTTCGGTGGATGGTATATCAGTACGGAAATCAGCCGTAAAACGAAAGGGGCTGTTCATGCTTTTCGTACACTTGGGTTACAGTGTAAGGCCGTCAGTGGGGGCTTGCCGACATTTATATCGCCCTGGATTGATGGGAAAAAAGCTGTGCTTGCCGCTTCTCCCGAGCTTAGTAAAGCCGATGCAGTTTCGGTATTGGAACACGAACGGGAATGGGGCGAAATTTTTGAAGGTATACAAGGAGCTGTCGATGCAGTGGCCTTTCAGGATGGACACATTGATTACGATGAGCTTCCCGATTTCTTTGAGGTCAATAAGAAATTGGCTGATAAATATGGTATGGCCTGTTGGACGAATGCCGAATCTTTTGACCGGGATATGCCGATCAAATTTTTGCCGATCAAGTTTGATAAACTAAGGCTAAAACTTGAGGCTGCAGCAAAGGCGGGTTATGATAAGGCTATTACTTTCGAATTTGCTCACTTTATGAGTCCACAGTCCGCTTATTTACAGGCAGGACACCTTTACAATCGGTACCGGGAATATGCCTTGAACCACAATTGGTGA
- a CDS encoding DUF5009 domain-containing protein has product MIPILPNSTTTPQQRNDSLDVLRGIAILLMVLSSSISFGNLPAWMYHAQVPPPKHVFDPSIAGITWVDVVFPIFLFTMGAAIPLAMRKKVANLNALPIVGTIFKRFVALFFFALFSFYMRAWVMSGEPATSQYILSIVGFVLLFALYADLKSYLPMRTARLVHIVALLLSVGMLYLLYAQTDRFTLQKTDIIILVLANMALFGTLWWWLTAKSIWLRMAILPFIMGVFLGSKEVGSINEFIYKLSPATWLYQFYYLKYLFIILPATVVGEWIIADTSLADKPRMQRSQLALQGLLCALLIGLNVFNLYMRYLDINMGVTLMLIFSLCFCSGVFRKGEVLTLQAKMAVLGSYLLFLGLIFEAYEGGIKKDYSTYSYYFVCTGLACYALTMLCCIEKLAFGKSLFRGIALVGKNPMVAYTAGNLLLIPLLALTGLQSALDQMGAQGVFGGVMRGVLFTGIVALLTIVSSRLKLYWKS; this is encoded by the coding sequence ATGATCCCAATTTTACCAAATTCTACAACGACTCCACAGCAGCGAAACGATAGTTTGGATGTTCTGCGGGGAATTGCCATCCTTTTAATGGTGCTTTCATCGAGCATTTCATTTGGAAACCTTCCTGCTTGGATGTACCATGCACAGGTGCCCCCGCCCAAACATGTATTTGATCCCAGTATAGCAGGTATAACCTGGGTAGATGTGGTTTTTCCGATTTTCCTTTTTACGATGGGGGCGGCCATCCCATTGGCTATGCGGAAAAAAGTGGCTAACCTAAACGCTTTGCCTATCGTGGGTACAATTTTTAAGCGTTTTGTTGCTTTATTCTTTTTCGCCTTATTTTCTTTTTATATGCGCGCTTGGGTTATGAGTGGAGAGCCTGCTACGTCACAGTATATCTTGTCAATCGTGGGGTTTGTCCTGCTCTTTGCACTCTATGCCGATTTAAAGTCGTATTTACCGATGCGGACCGCGAGACTTGTTCACATAGTGGCCCTGTTGCTATCTGTAGGGATGCTATATCTGTTGTATGCACAAACGGATAGATTTACCCTCCAGAAGACAGATATTATTATTCTGGTACTGGCCAATATGGCTTTGTTTGGAACGCTGTGGTGGTGGCTGACGGCAAAATCCATCTGGTTACGTATGGCGATTTTACCATTTATTATGGGCGTTTTTTTGGGATCCAAAGAAGTTGGTAGTATCAACGAATTTATCTACAAACTCAGCCCTGCGACTTGGCTTTATCAATTTTATTACCTCAAATACCTCTTTATTATCCTTCCGGCTACAGTTGTCGGCGAGTGGATTATTGCTGATACGTCGTTGGCCGACAAACCCAGGATGCAGCGGTCTCAACTGGCATTACAAGGCTTGCTCTGTGCACTTCTAATTGGGCTGAATGTCTTCAATCTATACATGCGCTATCTCGATATCAATATGGGAGTTACCCTGATGTTGATCTTTTCGCTATGCTTCTGTTCAGGTGTTTTTCGGAAGGGCGAAGTACTGACACTGCAGGCAAAAATGGCTGTGCTCGGAAGCTATCTGCTTTTTTTAGGACTGATCTTCGAAGCGTATGAGGGGGGGATAAAAAAGGATTATTCCACATACAGCTATTATTTTGTCTGTACGGGCTTAGCCTGTTATGCGCTAACAATGCTGTGTTGTATCGAGAAACTTGCTTTTGGAAAATCGCTGTTTCGAGGTATAGCACTGGTTGGTAAAAATCCGATGGTCGCCTATACCGCAGGAAATCTATTGTTGATCCCACTATTGGCGCTTACGGGACTACAGAGCGCTCTTGATCAGATGGGGGCGCAGGGTGTTTTTGGGGGAGTGATGCGCGGTGTATTATTCACTGGAATCGTGGCGCTGTTGACGATCGTGAGCAGCCGGTTAAAACTTTATTGGAAGTCATAA
- a CDS encoding GDSL-type esterase/lipase family protein, whose product MNRLSYRNWKALLLPFFLPALTLAQSKGIDSTFDNQHYRARLEFFKAMPNQKDEIVFLGNSITEGGKWQEILQRKHVINRGISGDVTYGILARLDEILASRPRKIFLLCGVNDMKRGIPLSIISTNIERIIKQVKKQSPNTALFVQGLLPVNESLLPKIYEEVRNDKIVLLNKALKELCTAHQVRFVDLQPILVDGKGELKAELTIDGLHLKQATYLIWANYLKQQKLL is encoded by the coding sequence ATGAACAGACTTTCTTATAGGAACTGGAAGGCCCTATTGTTGCCTTTTTTTTTACCGGCATTGACTTTAGCGCAATCAAAGGGTATTGATTCTACGTTTGATAATCAGCATTATCGCGCAAGGCTTGAGTTTTTTAAAGCGATGCCCAATCAGAAGGACGAAATCGTTTTCCTTGGCAATAGCATTACCGAAGGTGGAAAATGGCAAGAAATCCTCCAGCGGAAGCATGTGATCAATCGTGGGATTAGCGGCGATGTGACTTACGGTATTTTAGCACGACTAGACGAGATATTAGCGTCCAGACCACGAAAAATATTTCTGCTCTGTGGGGTGAACGACATGAAAAGAGGAATACCACTTTCCATTATTTCAACGAATATAGAGCGGATAATAAAGCAGGTTAAAAAGCAGTCGCCAAATACAGCGCTTTTTGTGCAGGGACTTCTACCTGTGAATGAATCTTTACTGCCAAAAATCTATGAAGAGGTTCGGAATGACAAGATCGTGCTATTGAACAAAGCTTTGAAAGAATTGTGTACGGCACATCAAGTTCGTTTTGTAGACTTACAGCCGATATTGGTAGATGGTAAAGGGGAACTAAAAGCTGAGCTAACAATTGATGGCTTACATCTGAAGCAAGCCACCTATTTAATTTGGGCCAATTATTTAAAACAGCAAAAACTATTATGA
- a CDS encoding sugar-binding domain-containing protein, protein MNNLIKKLSVLAVSMGMGISGLYAQAGFGEAQAINSDWRFHLGDIQGQASAEMKHGTWQQVRLPHDWGVKYPLSPSLASATGYLPGGIGWYQKQLLIPMEDQGKKIFIYFEGVYNRSEVFVNGKSVGKRPNGYISFSYDITPYIEFGKENTIAVKVDHSKSADSRWYTGSGIYRDVWLVKANALHIDQWGVYAYPELKQGKGMLNTEVTVVNSTSNGSAVTIVQELIDAAGKVVANQSEKVKIDATAKATIQQQLTVANPKLWSLDQPNQYTLRTSVLQNGKKIDQSAIKTGFRTFTFDPNKGFALNGEWMKVKGVCLHHDAGVLGAEMYAEVWRRRLQTLKYLGVNAIRTSHNPQASSLYTLCDELGLLVMDEAFDEWEFPKRKWLQGWNVGTPGFEGSYDFFESWGEQDLADMVKRDRNHLSIFAWSIGNEVDYPNDPYSHPILDGEKKEGGFTQASYGGYKKDAPDAMRLGDIAKKLVATVKRYDKSRAVTAGLAGVAMSNETAYPGHSTLQGTIIPKVVINWIISVIQRA, encoded by the coding sequence ATGAATAATCTCATAAAAAAACTATCCGTCTTAGCTGTTTCTATGGGTATGGGCATCAGTGGCCTATACGCACAAGCTGGATTTGGTGAGGCCCAGGCGATCAATTCAGACTGGCGTTTCCATTTGGGTGATATCCAGGGGCAGGCCAGCGCAGAAATGAAGCATGGAACCTGGCAGCAGGTCCGTTTGCCCCATGATTGGGGTGTAAAATACCCGCTCAGTCCAAGTTTAGCCAGCGCGACAGGCTATTTACCGGGCGGTATTGGCTGGTATCAAAAACAGCTCCTGATACCTATGGAAGATCAGGGCAAAAAAATATTTATCTATTTTGAGGGCGTATATAACCGAAGTGAGGTGTTTGTCAATGGCAAATCTGTTGGAAAACGCCCCAACGGCTATATATCCTTTTCCTATGATATCACGCCATATATTGAGTTTGGAAAAGAAAATACCATCGCTGTTAAGGTCGACCACAGTAAAAGTGCCGATTCAAGATGGTACACGGGATCGGGCATCTACCGTGACGTTTGGCTTGTAAAGGCCAATGCGTTGCATATCGATCAATGGGGAGTATATGCCTATCCCGAGCTAAAGCAAGGGAAAGGAATGTTAAATACCGAAGTGACTGTTGTCAATAGTACGTCCAACGGCAGTGCGGTTACCATTGTGCAGGAGTTGATTGATGCCGCAGGGAAGGTTGTCGCTAATCAATCGGAAAAAGTGAAGATTGATGCTACAGCTAAAGCGACAATACAGCAGCAATTGACGGTTGCAAACCCTAAATTGTGGAGCTTGGATCAACCGAATCAATATACCTTGCGGACAAGCGTATTGCAAAATGGAAAGAAAATTGATCAGTCGGCAATCAAAACGGGCTTCCGAACTTTTACATTTGATCCAAACAAGGGCTTTGCTTTAAACGGCGAATGGATGAAAGTCAAAGGCGTGTGCCTACATCACGATGCCGGTGTGCTGGGTGCTGAAATGTATGCCGAGGTATGGCGTCGGCGACTGCAGACATTGAAATATTTGGGTGTCAATGCCATTCGAACCAGCCATAATCCGCAAGCATCCTCGCTTTACACCTTATGTGACGAGTTGGGGCTGTTAGTTATGGATGAGGCATTTGATGAATGGGAATTTCCAAAACGGAAATGGCTGCAGGGCTGGAATGTCGGAACCCCCGGTTTTGAGGGATCGTATGACTTTTTTGAAAGCTGGGGCGAGCAGGATCTTGCAGATATGGTCAAACGGGATCGCAATCATCTTTCGATTTTCGCTTGGAGTATAGGCAATGAGGTTGATTACCCGAATGACCCTTATTCTCATCCTATTCTTGATGGAGAGAAGAAGGAAGGCGGATTTACGCAGGCTTCGTATGGCGGATACAAAAAGGATGCACCAGATGCGATGCGTCTTGGGGATATTGCCAAAAAACTGGTTGCTACAGTAAAAAGATACGATAAAAGCCGAGCCGTTACTGCAGGCCTCGCAGGTGTGGCTATGTCTAATGAAACAGCCTATCCGGGGCACTCGACATTGCAGGGTACAATTATACCGAAAGTCGTTATCAACTGGATCATCAGCGTTATCCAGCGCGCGTAA
- a CDS encoding GDSL-type esterase/lipase family protein: protein MRSLEFFKRYRVFQGCFLIGICLSVFSQSLSAQETKIDSSYANWYYQQRMAYFEQSPTIKGAIVFLGNSITERAEWQELLADSRYPVLNRGIGGDNSFGILARIDEVLRGRPRAIFLMDGINDQFRKLPQEVSVNNYKRIIKRIKKISPKTLIYLQSALPINEERTKEPYTKGRNVLVPILNEKLRQLAADENIPFVDLCPLFQDNEGKLNAIYSADGVHLIPSAYIKWVQLLKEKKYL from the coding sequence ATGAGATCATTGGAATTTTTTAAGCGGTATCGTGTTTTCCAAGGTTGCTTCCTCATTGGAATATGTCTATCGGTATTTTCCCAGTCCCTCTCAGCTCAGGAGACTAAAATAGATAGCAGTTACGCCAACTGGTATTATCAACAACGAATGGCCTATTTCGAACAAAGTCCAACAATTAAAGGAGCAATCGTGTTTTTGGGAAATAGTATTACTGAACGGGCAGAATGGCAGGAATTGCTTGCAGATTCAAGATATCCTGTACTGAACAGGGGGATAGGCGGAGATAATTCGTTTGGGATTCTTGCGCGTATAGATGAGGTGTTGCGCGGACGTCCACGGGCAATTTTTCTGATGGATGGCATTAATGACCAATTCCGAAAGCTTCCGCAGGAAGTGTCGGTCAATAACTACAAGCGTATCATTAAACGAATAAAAAAGATCTCACCAAAGACCCTTATCTATCTTCAGAGTGCTTTACCGATCAATGAAGAACGAACAAAAGAGCCTTATACAAAAGGTAGAAATGTGTTGGTTCCGATCTTAAATGAAAAACTAAGACAGCTTGCAGCAGATGAAAATATCCCATTTGTTGATCTCTGCCCACTTTTTCAGGACAATGAGGGAAAACTTAACGCAATTTACTCAGCTGATGGTGTGCATCTGATACCCAGTGCCTATATAAAATGGGTACAATTATTAAAAGAAAAGAAATATTTATGA